One Edaphobacter flagellatus genomic region harbors:
- a CDS encoding amino acid adenylation domain-containing protein, with translation MALQTSNLTDPLVAGELNDFSRGETSGNSLISLFEIAARKHKDRNAIAYQADQITYGELNRAANRMARLLRNQSLHPGQIVAIYLDRSIEMLVAMLGVLKAGGAYLPIDPNYPSARVVQTLEDARPVLVITNQKLAAQLGEVPGQLLLLNERPDTTSEDEANPPLQAHADDLAYAMYTSGSTGKPKGVLVTHRNVVRLLTQTEPWFHFDQDDIWTMFHSFAFDFSVWEIWGPLTTGGKLVIVPFVTSRSPEDFYALLSEQKVTVLNQTPSAFSLLNQVEESGKRLPLALRLVIFGGEALQYRSLRSWFNRHGDEMPQLVNMYGITETTVHVTYRIVRKVDAEDEQDSLIGVPIPDLQIHLLGSDLLPVAEGEIGEICIGGGGVARGYLNRPELTAERFVPDPSGVPGATLYRSGDLARRRADGELVYLGRGDSQVKINGFRIELGEVEAAIADYPGVQQVCVAAHANDDGQQRLAAYFVMSDESRPTPGEISRFLSQRLPPQMLPAFYTQIEAIPLTGNGKVDRAMLPKPASGSNTASDSTAPSIVYESHTQELVAEVWRAVLNASQVGLDDNFFDIGGTSVLLVSVRTQLQQRLNRAIPVTWMFEFTTVRSIATQLSEAQAGTPSPSTAPLNAAQEQARKQREAFAKMRAARGTSR, from the coding sequence ATGGCATTACAAACCTCCAATCTCACCGACCCGCTCGTGGCAGGAGAACTGAACGACTTCTCCAGAGGGGAAACCTCTGGCAATTCTCTGATATCGCTATTTGAGATTGCTGCAAGAAAGCACAAAGATCGCAACGCCATTGCCTATCAAGCCGATCAGATCACATATGGCGAATTAAACCGGGCTGCAAACCGGATGGCACGACTTCTTCGCAACCAGTCACTGCATCCTGGGCAGATCGTTGCTATTTATCTCGATCGCTCAATCGAAATGCTGGTTGCCATGCTGGGTGTTCTAAAAGCGGGTGGGGCTTATCTTCCTATCGACCCGAATTACCCATCTGCTCGTGTCGTTCAAACGCTCGAAGACGCTCGCCCCGTTCTAGTAATCACCAATCAGAAGTTAGCTGCCCAGCTTGGAGAAGTTCCGGGGCAGCTCCTCTTATTGAATGAGCGTCCAGACACAACCAGCGAAGACGAGGCCAATCCTCCTTTGCAGGCGCATGCAGATGACTTGGCGTATGCCATGTACACCTCCGGCTCAACCGGCAAGCCCAAAGGGGTACTTGTTACTCATCGCAATGTCGTTCGCCTGCTCACGCAAACCGAGCCCTGGTTTCATTTCGACCAGGATGACATCTGGACGATGTTTCATTCCTTCGCCTTTGATTTTTCGGTCTGGGAGATTTGGGGACCACTGACAACAGGCGGAAAGCTTGTGATCGTTCCGTTTGTAACAAGCCGGTCACCGGAGGATTTTTACGCACTTCTCTCGGAACAAAAAGTAACGGTACTCAATCAAACACCATCCGCATTCTCGCTCCTCAATCAGGTAGAGGAGTCGGGCAAGAGATTACCTCTCGCTCTACGGCTGGTGATCTTTGGTGGAGAAGCACTCCAGTATCGATCCTTACGCAGTTGGTTTAATCGTCATGGAGATGAGATGCCCCAACTCGTCAACATGTACGGCATTACGGAGACCACGGTCCATGTAACCTATCGCATCGTACGGAAGGTCGATGCCGAAGACGAACAGGACAGTCTCATTGGCGTGCCGATTCCCGATCTTCAGATTCACCTTCTCGGCTCTGATCTGCTCCCCGTAGCCGAAGGAGAGATTGGAGAGATATGCATTGGTGGCGGTGGCGTCGCGCGAGGATATCTTAATCGCCCTGAACTGACAGCGGAGCGTTTTGTACCTGATCCATCAGGTGTCCCTGGAGCTACACTCTATCGCTCGGGAGATCTTGCTCGACGGCGTGCGGATGGGGAGCTTGTTTATCTCGGACGTGGCGATAGCCAGGTCAAAATCAACGGATTCCGGATTGAACTTGGAGAGGTCGAGGCTGCAATCGCCGACTATCCCGGAGTTCAGCAGGTGTGCGTCGCCGCTCATGCCAACGACGACGGGCAACAACGACTCGCGGCATATTTCGTCATGTCAGATGAGAGCCGACCCACTCCTGGCGAGATCAGCCGTTTTCTGTCTCAACGCCTGCCCCCGCAGATGCTGCCAGCCTTTTATACACAGATTGAGGCTATCCCTTTAACCGGCAACGGCAAGGTAGATCGCGCAATGCTTCCAAAGCCTGCCTCCGGTTCAAACACCGCATCGGATTCGACAGCACCTTCCATCGTCTATGAATCCCATACACAAGAGCTGGTTGCAGAGGTGTGGCGAGCGGTTCTGAATGCATCTCAAGTCGGCCTGGACGATAACTTCTTCGACATCGGCGGGACATCGGTGCTTCTTGTCTCGGTGCGGACGCAACTTCAGCAACGGCTCAACCGGGCAATTCCAGTGACTTGGATGTTCGAGTTCACGACGGTTCGCTCCATCGCGACACAACTTAGCGAAGCCCAGGCAGGCACTCCATCACCATCCACCGCTCCTTTGAACGCGGCGCAGGAACAAGCGCGCAAACAGAGAGAGGCTTTTGCAAAAATGCGCGCGGCAAGAGGAACGTCAAGATGA
- a CDS encoding cupin-like domain-containing protein, whose amino-acid sequence MAHSAPVIPQSNIPLSVASLPTDAAIRFETPSFAEIFNVEPVATSHNLSTLNIFSQDALRALAEKYQANPQDAFVASSAPSANADFNSVPHGQHAPHVAMTLLDEQPYRVLLKRPEKYDADFRELIHTILQCISDARGGFGREKVVRLESSVFITSAKSTTPIHFDPEIGFFCQIAGEKIYHVYPPANVTEPELEPFYIKSSVEIGKVDVNRRDPAREHVFHLSAGKGLHQPQNAPHWVETCSSQSISYSVVLETDATRSLGRTRAFNHYVRMAGLAPSTPGEHPAADALKANAMNAILPMRKLAGKVVRGVRGQH is encoded by the coding sequence CAACATCCCACTTAGCGTGGCTTCTCTTCCAACGGACGCTGCTATCCGTTTCGAGACGCCTTCTTTTGCTGAAATCTTTAATGTTGAGCCAGTGGCAACATCCCATAACCTGAGCACTCTCAATATATTTTCTCAAGATGCGTTACGGGCACTTGCGGAAAAGTATCAGGCCAATCCTCAGGATGCTTTTGTAGCTTCGAGCGCGCCGTCAGCCAATGCAGATTTCAATTCCGTTCCCCATGGTCAACATGCCCCACATGTAGCAATGACTCTGCTGGATGAGCAGCCCTATCGCGTTCTTCTGAAACGTCCTGAAAAATACGATGCCGACTTCCGTGAATTGATTCATACGATTCTGCAGTGCATCTCCGATGCGAGAGGCGGGTTCGGACGTGAGAAAGTTGTGCGACTTGAATCCTCTGTCTTCATCACTTCAGCAAAATCGACAACCCCCATTCACTTTGATCCTGAGATCGGCTTTTTTTGTCAGATTGCCGGTGAAAAGATTTATCACGTGTATCCTCCAGCCAATGTTACGGAACCTGAACTCGAGCCGTTTTATATCAAAAGCTCGGTTGAGATTGGCAAGGTCGATGTAAACCGACGCGATCCTGCCCGCGAACATGTCTTTCACCTTTCGGCAGGAAAAGGCTTACATCAGCCTCAGAATGCACCACATTGGGTAGAGACCTGCTCGTCGCAGTCGATCTCGTATTCCGTAGTGCTGGAAACGGATGCAACTCGATCCTTAGGACGGACGAGGGCGTTCAATCACTACGTTCGTATGGCTGGGCTGGCGCCGTCGACTCCAGGTGAGCATCCAGCCGCAGACGCACTGAAAGCAAACGCCATGAATGCCATTCTCCCCATGAGAAAACTAGCTGGGAAGGTTGTGCGGGGGGTACGGGGTCAACATTGA